A stretch of Telopea speciosissima isolate NSW1024214 ecotype Mountain lineage chromosome 11, Tspe_v1, whole genome shotgun sequence DNA encodes these proteins:
- the LOC122645746 gene encoding tobamovirus multiplication protein 2B isoform X3, whose translation MATRSTSTAGGGGGKAASNPDGTAKATVADQISQAVQSTSNLLRLMQESSPSQALLLKLPTNLLAKTSTIKNTGHVLEQMPRVISSVDAHMENGLHSVPQLKTVFQLLCNMESSQLSYGSQVHQSQENSSEQDK comes from the exons ATGGCGACACGGTCTACATCAACGgcaggaggtggtggtggcaaagCGGCAAGCAATCCAGATGGGACGGCGAAGGCAACTGTGGCTGATCAGATATCTCAGGCCGTTCAATCCACTTCAAATCTTCTTCGTCTAATGCAGGAATCCTCTCCTTCCCAG GCCCTCCTACTAAAGCTTCCAACTAACCTTTTAGCAAAGACCTCTACCATCAAGAATACTGGGCAT GTTCTGGAGCAGATGCCTCGGGTCATCTCATCCGTGGATGCACATATGGAAAATGGATTGCACAG TGTTCCTCAACTGAAGACTGTATTCCAGTTGCTTTGTAATATGGAAAGCTCCCAGCTTAGTTATGGCTCTCAAGTTCATCAGTCCCAAGAG AACTCGTCGGAGCAAGACAAGTGA
- the LOC122645746 gene encoding tobamovirus multiplication protein 2B isoform X2 → MATRSTSTAGGGGGKAASNPDGTAKATVADQISQAVQSTSNLLRLMQESSPSQALLLKLPTNLLAKTSTIKNTGHVLEQMPRVISSVDAHMENGLHSVPQLKTVFQLLCNMESSQLSYGSQVHQSQEKNSSEQDK, encoded by the exons ATGGCGACACGGTCTACATCAACGgcaggaggtggtggtggcaaagCGGCAAGCAATCCAGATGGGACGGCGAAGGCAACTGTGGCTGATCAGATATCTCAGGCCGTTCAATCCACTTCAAATCTTCTTCGTCTAATGCAGGAATCCTCTCCTTCCCAG GCCCTCCTACTAAAGCTTCCAACTAACCTTTTAGCAAAGACCTCTACCATCAAGAATACTGGGCAT GTTCTGGAGCAGATGCCTCGGGTCATCTCATCCGTGGATGCACATATGGAAAATGGATTGCACAG TGTTCCTCAACTGAAGACTGTATTCCAGTTGCTTTGTAATATGGAAAGCTCCCAGCTTAGTTATGGCTCTCAAGTTCATCAGTCCCAAGAG AAGAACTCGTCGGAGCAAGACAAGTGA
- the LOC122645746 gene encoding tobamovirus multiplication protein 2B isoform X1, with protein MATRSTSTAGGGGGKAASNPDGTAKATVADQISQAVQSTSNLLRLMQESSPSQALLLKLPTNLLAKTSTIKNTGHVLEQMPRVISSVDAHMENGLHSVPQLKTVFQLLCNMESSQLSYGSQVHQSQEVLKLDHSSF; from the exons ATGGCGACACGGTCTACATCAACGgcaggaggtggtggtggcaaagCGGCAAGCAATCCAGATGGGACGGCGAAGGCAACTGTGGCTGATCAGATATCTCAGGCCGTTCAATCCACTTCAAATCTTCTTCGTCTAATGCAGGAATCCTCTCCTTCCCAG GCCCTCCTACTAAAGCTTCCAACTAACCTTTTAGCAAAGACCTCTACCATCAAGAATACTGGGCAT GTTCTGGAGCAGATGCCTCGGGTCATCTCATCCGTGGATGCACATATGGAAAATGGATTGCACAG TGTTCCTCAACTGAAGACTGTATTCCAGTTGCTTTGTAATATGGAAAGCTCCCAGCTTAGTTATGGCTCTCAAGTTCATCAGTCCCAAGAG GTTTTGAAACTTGATCACAGTAGTTTTTGA
- the LOC122645746 gene encoding tobamovirus multiplication protein 2B isoform X4, whose translation MATRSTSTAGGGGGKAASNPDGTAKATVADQISQAVQSTSNLLRLMQESSPSQALLLKLPTNLLAKTSTIKNTGHVLEQMPRVISSVDAHMENGLHSVPQLKTVFQLLCNMESSQLSYGSQVHQSQEYAGFET comes from the exons ATGGCGACACGGTCTACATCAACGgcaggaggtggtggtggcaaagCGGCAAGCAATCCAGATGGGACGGCGAAGGCAACTGTGGCTGATCAGATATCTCAGGCCGTTCAATCCACTTCAAATCTTCTTCGTCTAATGCAGGAATCCTCTCCTTCCCAG GCCCTCCTACTAAAGCTTCCAACTAACCTTTTAGCAAAGACCTCTACCATCAAGAATACTGGGCAT GTTCTGGAGCAGATGCCTCGGGTCATCTCATCCGTGGATGCACATATGGAAAATGGATTGCACAG TGTTCCTCAACTGAAGACTGTATTCCAGTTGCTTTGTAATATGGAAAGCTCCCAGCTTAGTTATGGCTCTCAAGTTCATCAGTCCCAAGAG TATGCAGGTTTTGAAACTTGA